Proteins encoded within one genomic window of Methyloceanibacter stevinii:
- a CDS encoding TMEM175 family protein yields MTWRATDFIPTRRLEALTDAVFAFALTLLVLNIELPDDFDPKTTQAFLQGLAGLSDTFIAYLITFLVLVAFWSGRARQTSEPDMAGPAYTRATLFHLLWVTVLPFSMLAVSRYNVAGAVWLYGANMILLAVTGILISRAAKRDSGRDDASDGRIEFGLLIASAVLSMLVSLWSPDYAMLAYLLNVAAPFMRRRAGTG; encoded by the coding sequence ATGACGTGGCGCGCGACCGATTTCATCCCGACACGCCGGCTCGAGGCGCTGACCGATGCGGTATTCGCGTTCGCGCTGACGCTCCTCGTGCTCAATATCGAGCTTCCCGACGACTTCGACCCGAAGACGACGCAGGCGTTCCTGCAAGGGCTCGCAGGTCTGAGCGATACGTTCATCGCCTATCTGATCACCTTCCTCGTGCTCGTCGCGTTCTGGTCCGGGCGGGCGCGGCAGACCAGCGAACCGGACATGGCGGGGCCGGCCTATACGCGGGCGACGCTGTTTCATCTGCTGTGGGTGACGGTGCTGCCCTTCTCGATGCTTGCGGTGAGCCGCTACAACGTGGCCGGGGCCGTGTGGCTCTACGGCGCCAACATGATCCTGCTGGCCGTGACGGGCATCCTCATCTCGCGTGCCGCCAAGCGCGACAGCGGCCGCGACGATGCGAGCGACGGACGCATCGAGTTCGGCCTCCTCATCGCCTCGGCCGTGCTGTCCATGCTTGTGAGTCTGTGGTCGCCCGACTACGCCATGCTGGCCTATTTGCTCAACGTCGCCGCGCCCTTCATGCGGCGGCGCGCGGGGACGGGGTAG